One window from the genome of Vagococcus entomophilus encodes:
- a CDS encoding cation-translocating P-type ATPase encodes MFEKLRHFFRKEAQPEYREATTRYEPDFSFGLTKAQLKARYDSGETNVTVDTSFKSNRQIIVENVFTYFNLLFIVFGVLLCIVESYKNLTFLPVVVVNTVIAIVQEIRSKKVLDHLKVLNTTKTVAIRNGKQVEVKIEDLVLDDVVVFKTGDQIVADAVVLEGELQVNESLLTGESDEITKKVGDSLMSGSFIVSGKCYGRLDKVGEDSYISKLTMEAKSMKSSEQSEMMLSLNRLIKWIGIIIIPFGLVLFYQSYFMSGNSFKESIISMEAALIGMIPEGLYLLTTIALALSATRLAKRQVLLHNMKSIETLARVDVLCVDKTGTITENEMAVESFIASSVFPKRKGPSASLEEMIGDFCKSMSDDNATMLALKKYFKQSTNAVATAATPFSSVSKYSTVSFGERHYILGAPEMVLKENYPMYSSEFLIYAKEGYRVLVFGGYQGEKVENVQPLGYILLSNPIRKEARATFEYFKEQNVAIKVISGDNPVTVSNVALKAGVENAQNYVDASSLSEEDYAQALQEKTVFGRVTPEQKKKFVTILKAQRHTVAMTGDGINDILAMKEADCSIAMASGNDATIQAAQVVLLESDFSKMPSVVLEGRRVVNNIERSASLFLAKNIFSFLLSLFAVIFSLTYPLEPSQITLISLFTIGLPSFLLALEDNKKRIEGNFMLNVMEKSIPGGITDMLVVGALIICGGILNLHKSDISTAATMLLIVVGFMILYRICAPMNSFRKKIMGISIMGILVSIVLFSQLFSLSAISATALLLLGILFFAAESIFRYMCQIVEKLGDQIAEKEPTNSFLKSMLKFFS; translated from the coding sequence ATGTTTGAAAAGTTGCGACACTTTTTCCGTAAAGAAGCACAACCAGAGTACCGGGAGGCTACGACACGTTATGAACCAGATTTCTCATTTGGTTTGACGAAAGCCCAACTAAAAGCAAGATATGACTCAGGTGAGACGAATGTGACGGTGGATACTTCTTTTAAATCAAATCGGCAAATTATTGTTGAAAATGTATTTACCTACTTCAACTTATTGTTTATTGTATTTGGCGTTTTGCTATGTATTGTCGAGTCGTATAAAAATTTGACCTTTTTACCCGTAGTTGTAGTGAATACAGTGATTGCAATCGTTCAAGAAATTCGCTCTAAAAAAGTGTTGGATCATTTAAAAGTGCTCAATACAACGAAAACAGTTGCGATACGGAACGGGAAACAGGTAGAGGTTAAGATTGAAGATTTGGTTTTAGATGATGTGGTTGTATTTAAAACAGGCGATCAAATTGTAGCAGATGCCGTTGTGCTTGAAGGGGAACTACAGGTGAATGAGTCTTTGCTTACAGGTGAATCGGACGAAATCACCAAAAAAGTTGGCGATTCTTTGATGTCAGGTAGTTTTATTGTCTCAGGCAAATGTTACGGTAGATTAGACAAAGTTGGGGAAGATTCTTATATTTCTAAGCTGACGATGGAAGCAAAATCGATGAAAAGTAGCGAACAATCAGAGATGATGCTTTCTTTAAATCGTTTAATCAAGTGGATTGGAATCATTATCATTCCGTTTGGATTGGTTCTTTTTTATCAAAGTTATTTTATGAGTGGAAATAGCTTTAAAGAGAGCATCATTTCGATGGAGGCAGCGCTCATTGGGATGATTCCTGAAGGGCTGTATTTGCTGACAACAATTGCGCTAGCGCTCAGTGCCACAAGGTTGGCTAAGCGTCAGGTATTGTTGCATAATATGAAAAGTATTGAAACCCTTGCGCGTGTGGATGTTCTTTGTGTAGATAAAACTGGAACGATTACTGAAAATGAAATGGCTGTAGAATCCTTTATTGCCTCTTCCGTATTTCCAAAGCGAAAAGGCCCATCTGCTTCTTTAGAAGAAATGATTGGGGATTTTTGTAAAAGTATGTCTGATGATAATGCCACAATGCTAGCACTAAAAAAGTATTTTAAACAATCGACTAATGCGGTTGCTACTGCTGCGACGCCATTTTCTTCGGTGAGTAAGTATAGTACTGTTAGTTTTGGAGAGCGTCATTATATTTTGGGTGCGCCAGAGATGGTGTTAAAAGAAAACTATCCAATGTATTCAAGTGAGTTTTTGATTTATGCAAAAGAGGGATACCGGGTTCTTGTTTTTGGAGGATATCAAGGGGAAAAGGTGGAAAATGTTCAACCATTGGGCTATATTTTGTTATCCAATCCGATTCGTAAGGAAGCAAGAGCTACCTTTGAATATTTTAAGGAACAAAATGTAGCAATCAAAGTGATTTCTGGTGATAATCCGGTCACTGTTTCGAATGTTGCGCTAAAAGCTGGTGTTGAAAATGCTCAAAACTATGTAGATGCTTCTTCATTGTCAGAAGAAGACTATGCACAAGCTCTGCAAGAAAAAACGGTTTTTGGCCGAGTAACGCCTGAGCAAAAGAAAAAATTTGTGACGATTTTAAAAGCACAACGTCATACGGTTGCGATGACGGGGGATGGGATTAATGATATTTTAGCGATGAAGGAAGCGGACTGTAGTATCGCCATGGCTTCAGGCAATGATGCGACCATTCAAGCAGCACAAGTCGTTTTATTAGAGTCCGACTTTTCGAAGATGCCCTCAGTTGTTTTAGAAGGGCGGAGAGTGGTCAACAATATCGAGCGCTCTGCCAGCTTATTTTTAGCCAAGAATATCTTTTCTTTCTTACTTTCCCTATTTGCGGTCATTTTCTCTTTAACCTACCCGTTAGAGCCGTCTCAAATTACGCTCATTAGCTTGTTTACGATTGGGCTGCCTTCATTCCTACTAGCACTTGAGGATAATAAGAAAAGAATTGAAGGCAATTTTATGTTAAATGTGATGGAAAAATCTATTCCAGGTGGGATTACGGATATGCTTGTCGTGGGAGCATTGATTATTTGTGGGGGAATATTAAATCTGCATAAGTCAGATATTTCCACTGCGGCAACGATGCTATTGATTGTCGTTGGTTTTATGATTTTATATCGTATCTGCGCACCGATGAATTCATTTAGAAAAAAAATAATGGGAATCAGTATTATGGGGATCTTGGTTTCGATTGTATTGTTTAGCCAATTATTTTCTCTATCCGCAATCTCTGCAACGGCTTTACTTTTACTAGGAATTTTGTTTTTTGCTGCAGAGTCGATATTCAGATATATGTGTCAAATTGTTGAAAAATTGGGGGATCAAATAGCTGAAAAGGAACCGACAAATTCCTTTTTAAAATCAATGCTAAAGTTTTTTTCTTAG
- a CDS encoding dimethylarginine dimethylaminohydrolase family protein, which translates to MKINVYNEYDPLKAVIIGNAEKLYFPDTHEIEQEDHTAKWKQFLTKHIYTLLRGKKVPHFLTKKFQRELAEFKRILEANGVQVYTVDSVTPTFNDPYGMGQMYARDSTMCVGEHLIEGNVQIEMRKIERRGYQTIIKKIAENNQVHTLDQKEEIYLEGGDVIVNYPYVFVGIGKYASNEAGARWLQQVLDEDTEKHVVEKPWKVIPIYLKDDAILHLDCCMTIIGPKTALIHKPVLKELPEEMADYHFIEIDAKTRHEMGGNVLVIGPKKVIVQKRHTALQQALEENGYTVISIGFTWHALLDGALRCASCPLVREK; encoded by the coding sequence ATGAAAATTAATGTCTATAATGAATATGATCCACTAAAAGCCGTTATAATTGGAAATGCAGAAAAGCTTTATTTTCCAGATACTCATGAGATTGAACAAGAAGATCATACCGCAAAATGGAAACAATTTTTAACCAAACATATTTATACTTTGTTAAGAGGAAAAAAAGTACCCCATTTCTTAACAAAAAAATTTCAAAGAGAGTTAGCGGAATTTAAGCGTATTTTAGAGGCGAATGGTGTCCAAGTCTATACAGTTGACTCTGTAACACCCACATTTAATGATCCATATGGTATGGGACAAATGTATGCCCGAGATAGTACGATGTGTGTCGGGGAACATCTAATTGAAGGAAATGTTCAAATTGAAATGAGAAAGATAGAACGCCGTGGTTATCAAACGATAATCAAAAAGATAGCTGAAAACAATCAAGTACATACTCTAGATCAAAAAGAAGAGATTTACCTAGAAGGTGGGGATGTTATCGTCAATTATCCCTATGTATTTGTTGGAATTGGTAAATACGCTAGTAACGAAGCTGGCGCTAGGTGGCTGCAACAAGTACTGGATGAAGATACAGAAAAACACGTAGTAGAAAAGCCTTGGAAAGTTATTCCAATTTATTTAAAGGATGATGCGATTCTTCATTTAGATTGCTGTATGACAATCATTGGACCAAAAACAGCGCTGATTCATAAGCCGGTTTTAAAGGAGCTCCCGGAAGAAATGGCTGATTATCATTTCATTGAAATAGATGCAAAGACAAGACATGAAATGGGAGGCAATGTACTTGTAATTGGACCTAAAAAAGTTATCGTGCAAAAGAGACATACAGCGCTGCAACAAGCCTTAGAGGAAAATGGTTATACAGTCATTTCAATCGGCTTTACGTGGCATGCTCTTTTAGATGGAGCTTTGCGCTGTGCATCTTGTCCTTTAGTAAGAGAAAAGTAG
- a CDS encoding cation transporter: MTQKKIEQRGFVIGIAMNLLMGSLGLFVYHITQIQALFVDAYFTIITLVSGISAIIISKWSAKTSERFPKGYFMLEPLYAAIKSCTTLFLLTLSAIQVSQKAYQYFAYQKGEVLNLAPIIPYEMAMVVLCLSISLFYSRQNKRIGGASTMLLAESKSTKIDAIMCGGIGFAAFFVLLIKENSSLSFLLYTGDFFVTILLVLFSIATPFKVLKNAFIEICGGRLVNEEIQKEFETCVCNHLGHKYQLDDCKIYKTGMSFRLDIEISGAEEVINVTQLKEKKQQILTELNQYYEFVHLNFIYA, translated from the coding sequence ATGACACAAAAGAAAATTGAACAACGAGGCTTTGTTATTGGAATAGCTATGAATTTATTGATGGGTAGTTTGGGGCTTTTTGTCTACCATATCACGCAAATACAAGCTTTGTTCGTTGATGCCTATTTTACGATTATTACACTCGTTTCAGGTATTTCAGCGATTATTATTTCTAAATGGAGTGCCAAGACGAGTGAACGTTTTCCTAAAGGTTATTTTATGTTAGAGCCGCTGTATGCTGCTATAAAATCTTGTACGACCCTTTTTCTCTTGACGCTATCTGCAATTCAAGTCAGTCAGAAAGCCTATCAATATTTTGCTTATCAAAAAGGAGAAGTTTTAAATCTTGCACCGATTATTCCCTATGAAATGGCAATGGTAGTCTTGTGTTTATCCATCTCTTTATTTTATAGTCGTCAAAATAAGCGAATAGGTGGCGCCAGTACCATGCTTCTAGCGGAGTCCAAAAGCACCAAAATAGATGCAATCATGTGTGGTGGAATCGGGTTTGCTGCTTTTTTCGTCTTACTAATAAAAGAAAATTCTAGTCTAAGTTTTTTACTGTATACAGGCGATTTTTTTGTCACCATTTTATTGGTGTTATTTTCAATTGCAACGCCCTTTAAAGTTTTAAAAAATGCGTTTATAGAAATTTGCGGGGGGCGTTTAGTCAATGAAGAAATTCAAAAGGAATTTGAAACATGCGTATGTAATCATTTGGGGCACAAGTATCAGCTTGATGACTGCAAAATTTACAAAACGGGCATGTCTTTTAGACTAGATATTGAAATAAGTGGGGCAGAAGAAGTCATTAACGTTACCCAACTAAAAGAAAAGAAACAACAAATTCTTACCGAACTAAATCAGTATTATGAGTTTGTTCACTTGAACTTTATCTATGCTTAA
- a CDS encoding MMPL family transporter — translation MKKTKEKKYIGTLIIWLGLFLLALITMPNISQIVRDKGQITLPSDLESKVADKMSKKFDKSQNGAQLIVVFNSKKELSEEQNTQIKESIQKLKNEKQAYSITSITSATDNEETKKQVVSKDKTTQMALINVKKQDNLSSLVKKIQDKLEIKSLNVSITGSEVLNNEFSTTTEKGIEKTELIAVLFIFVVLVFVFKSPIVPIISLLTVAVSLIISLNIIMNLTKFFDFPISNFTQVFLIVVLFGIGTDYNILLYDHFKEELAKETRVAKAAKAAHKKAGRAILYSGISVLIGFAVLIFAKFSFYQSAVGVAIGVAVLILNLLSFNLFFMNILGKKMFWPSKKFDGTSSSILWDHLSKAALAKPVIVLGLIVIFALPFISIYQNQTLNFNNADEIQDTNSAKKGYLLIQEHFSKGMTAPTTLYIESKTELTNQEDLATLDKLTEYLKKESGVKSVASVTQPSGDRLAQLYLNKQLSSVTAGLTESTKGMETIRSGLQSASAQLKGVDLQTQLQSVQTLADGSNAVASGSTEFSSGVTQYTAGVNTVSSGLGQLQSGNTALANGISQVSAGGTALSEQVKQLQAQVDNLKNVQVQVQTLTEQMPELGAVLASSGIRSESLGQLSDYYAQLNSGTAQLATALNQINEQMPNLTSGTASLVDGSKQLSSSGTVLVQSSGQLAEGSAQVNTGVQTLNSQMQGLSGQVTTLTNGLDAAVTGLAQVKTGLNTMQNYLKEMQDSYLGKEIYIPKQVLKENTLKPSYDVYLSKDRKMAKITVVFKEDPSMLKTAKKLQAIVADTKARLKGTSLEKAKIAFGGQTSETADLENLATSDFKRTAIIMLIGIGIALVFVTQSILQPVTIIATLLIAYIASLSITNVFSNLVLGKALLTWNTPFFSFIMLVALGVDYSIFLMIRYRDNKQIDKLKAVASIQDACKIIGSVILSAAVILGGTFAALIPSGVTTLIQVALAVMIGLLLLVIMLPLVTSAVVKLTEEKK, via the coding sequence ATGAAAAAAACAAAAGAGAAAAAGTATATAGGTACACTCATTATTTGGTTAGGGTTATTTTTACTCGCATTGATAACGATGCCAAATATCTCACAAATTGTTCGTGACAAAGGTCAAATTACTTTACCCAGTGACTTAGAAAGTAAAGTTGCTGATAAAATGAGTAAAAAATTTGATAAAAGTCAAAATGGCGCACAGCTGATTGTAGTCTTTAACAGCAAAAAAGAACTGAGTGAAGAGCAAAATACACAAATTAAAGAGTCCATACAAAAACTAAAAAATGAGAAACAAGCTTACTCTATCACGTCTATTACCAGTGCGACAGATAATGAAGAAACAAAAAAACAGGTGGTTTCAAAAGATAAAACCACCCAGATGGCACTGATTAATGTGAAGAAGCAGGATAATTTATCAAGTTTAGTCAAAAAAATTCAAGATAAACTCGAGATAAAATCCTTGAATGTTTCGATTACCGGCTCAGAAGTATTAAATAATGAGTTTAGCACTACAACCGAAAAAGGCATTGAAAAAACGGAATTAATTGCGGTACTATTCATTTTTGTTGTATTGGTTTTTGTGTTTAAATCACCAATTGTTCCGATCATTTCCTTGCTAACTGTAGCGGTTTCACTCATTATATCGCTTAATATTATCATGAATTTAACCAAGTTCTTTGATTTTCCAATTTCCAACTTTACACAAGTTTTCTTGATTGTTGTTTTATTTGGAATCGGAACTGATTATAATATTTTACTCTATGATCATTTTAAAGAGGAGTTGGCTAAAGAAACACGGGTTGCTAAAGCAGCAAAAGCAGCACATAAAAAGGCTGGTCGCGCTATTTTGTACAGCGGTATTTCAGTTCTGATTGGATTTGCTGTTTTGATTTTTGCCAAATTTTCATTTTATCAATCAGCAGTGGGGGTTGCAATTGGAGTAGCAGTCTTAATTCTTAATCTGCTATCGTTTAATCTATTTTTCATGAATATTCTTGGGAAAAAAATGTTTTGGCCAAGTAAAAAGTTTGATGGTACAAGCAGTAGTATTCTGTGGGACCACTTATCTAAGGCCGCACTTGCTAAACCAGTCATTGTGCTCGGGCTAATCGTGATTTTTGCGCTACCATTTATCTCGATTTATCAAAATCAAACGCTAAATTTTAACAATGCGGATGAAATACAAGATACTAATTCAGCTAAAAAAGGCTATTTGTTAATTCAAGAGCATTTTTCAAAAGGAATGACTGCTCCGACAACACTTTATATTGAGAGTAAAACCGAATTGACGAATCAGGAAGACTTGGCAACGTTGGATAAGTTAACGGAATATTTAAAAAAAGAGTCGGGTGTGAAGTCCGTTGCCTCTGTCACACAGCCAAGTGGGGACAGACTCGCTCAACTTTATCTGAATAAACAACTTAGTAGCGTGACCGCAGGCCTTACGGAGTCTACTAAAGGGATGGAGACGATTCGAAGTGGGCTACAATCAGCAAGTGCTCAGCTAAAAGGAGTAGATTTGCAGACCCAACTACAAAGTGTGCAGACTTTAGCAGATGGATCAAATGCAGTCGCCTCTGGCAGTACAGAATTTTCAAGTGGAGTGACACAATATACAGCGGGGGTAAATACTGTGTCATCCGGGTTGGGCCAATTACAAAGTGGGAATACAGCCTTAGCAAATGGTATTAGTCAAGTCTCAGCTGGAGGAACGGCTTTGTCAGAACAGGTGAAGCAGCTGCAAGCACAAGTGGATAACCTGAAAAATGTCCAAGTACAAGTCCAAACGTTGACCGAGCAAATGCCAGAGCTTGGGGCAGTACTTGCTTCATCAGGGATTCGTTCAGAGTCACTGGGTCAACTGAGTGACTACTACGCGCAACTGAATTCAGGTACAGCTCAATTGGCAACAGCACTTAACCAAATAAATGAACAAATGCCAAATTTAACCAGTGGAACTGCTTCCTTGGTGGATGGAAGTAAGCAGTTAAGCAGTTCAGGTACAGTATTGGTTCAGTCTTCTGGCCAATTAGCAGAAGGCTCTGCTCAAGTCAATACGGGTGTTCAGACTCTAAATTCTCAAATGCAAGGCCTATCTGGTCAAGTCACTACCCTAACAAATGGGCTTGATGCAGCAGTGACTGGACTCGCACAAGTAAAAACAGGATTAAACACCATGCAAAACTATTTGAAAGAAATGCAAGACTCTTACCTAGGAAAAGAAATTTATATTCCTAAACAAGTCCTGAAAGAGAACACACTTAAACCAAGTTATGATGTTTATTTGTCTAAAGACCGTAAAATGGCTAAGATTACTGTGGTCTTTAAAGAGGATCCAAGCATGCTGAAAACTGCAAAAAAATTACAAGCAATTGTGGCAGATACGAAAGCTCGTTTGAAAGGAACTTCTTTAGAAAAAGCTAAGATTGCTTTTGGGGGGCAAACCTCAGAAACAGCGGATTTGGAAAATTTAGCTACAAGTGATTTTAAACGGACTGCGATTATCATGTTAATTGGAATTGGGATTGCCTTGGTTTTTGTTACTCAGTCAATTCTGCAACCCGTGACAATTATTGCCACCTTATTAATTGCTTATATAGCATCGTTAAGTATCACCAATGTGTTTTCCAATTTAGTATTAGGTAAAGCGTTGCTTACATGGAATACCCCGTTCTTTTCCTTTATTATGCTCGTAGCATTAGGGGTTGATTACAGTATATTCCTGATGATTCGCTATCGTGATAACAAACAAATTGACAAGCTAAAAGCAGTCGCAAGTATTCAAGATGCATGCAAGATTATTGGTTCAGTAATTTTATCTGCGGCTGTGATTTTAGGGGGGACCTTTGCTGCGTTGATTCCTTCGGGGGTTACAACCTTAATTCAAGTTGCGTTAGCAGTAATGATTGGCTTACTTCTTCTGGTAATCATGCTTCCATTGGTGACGTCAGCCGTCGTAAAATTAACAGAGGAGAAAAAGTAA
- a CDS encoding TetR/AcrR family transcriptional regulator encodes MKYDLTKKPTRGAIRTLSSFSSTMLLLLTKKAFEEITVNELCSLSNFPRATFYNYFDDKYDLINYCWHDLADQIHLEEVPLIDDRQLLNTFFDRLYFLFKEKQDLLNGVLKYNDYDSFLIGSFVSYMRKVMHALFKEQLETCDNKIPIEIISDHYSNTILLMLEWVFIQKKTEDLDSIHAYLDYLLKDI; translated from the coding sequence ATGAAATATGACTTGACTAAAAAACCAACTCGAGGTGCCATTCGAACGTTATCTTCCTTTTCCTCAACCATGTTGCTTCTTTTAACCAAAAAAGCCTTTGAAGAAATAACCGTCAATGAATTATGTAGCCTCAGCAATTTCCCAAGAGCCACCTTTTACAACTATTTTGACGATAAATATGACTTAATCAATTATTGCTGGCATGATTTAGCTGACCAGATTCACCTAGAAGAAGTACCACTAATTGATGATCGTCAGCTATTAAATACGTTTTTTGATCGTCTCTATTTTTTATTTAAAGAAAAGCAAGACTTACTAAATGGTGTATTAAAATACAATGATTACGATAGTTTTTTAATCGGCAGCTTTGTCAGTTATATGAGAAAAGTAATGCACGCCCTGTTTAAAGAACAACTGGAAACCTGTGACAATAAAATTCCCATTGAGATCATTTCAGATCACTATAGTAATACGATTCTGCTGATGCTTGAGTGGGTTTTTATTCAAAAGAAAACCGAAGACCTAGACAGTATTCATGCTTACTTAGATTATCTTTTAAAAGATATTTAA
- a CDS encoding aldo/keto reductase codes for MNNQQFGLGCGNLFMGTKKARCESRAIIKEALENNISFFNTADFYHSGESELALGSVITSEKRENIFISDKFGALVEPNGRMYGLDVHPDRVKNYLAYSLKRMNLDYIDLYQPGRIDQAIPVEETVGGIAELVQAGYVKKIGLTQVDATTLRKAHSVHPISYIEVEYSLFNRSMEEEILPVAKELGIKVIGFGLLAHGLLGGKWTKRSLEQGVSPQNNYIELFQKGNIEKNIELVENVKRIADAKNITLPQLVHAWAVSKSDIMFPVIGVSKVSQLQDSIQANKIHLTPKELKQIEAAVPVDKIAGNSFPNMQFRNGKVIKK; via the coding sequence ATGAACAATCAGCAATTCGGTTTAGGCTGTGGAAACTTATTCATGGGGACAAAAAAGGCACGTTGTGAAAGTCGAGCAATCATTAAAGAAGCGCTTGAAAATAATATTTCTTTTTTTAATACAGCTGATTTTTATCATTCAGGAGAAAGTGAGTTGGCACTAGGTTCAGTTATAACAAGTGAAAAAAGAGAGAATATTTTTATTTCTGATAAATTTGGAGCACTGGTAGAGCCTAATGGGAGAATGTATGGATTAGATGTACATCCAGATAGAGTAAAAAATTATTTAGCATATTCTTTGAAAAGAATGAACTTAGACTATATTGATTTGTATCAACCAGGTAGAATTGACCAAGCTATTCCAGTAGAAGAAACAGTGGGGGGGATAGCTGAGTTGGTACAAGCTGGCTATGTAAAGAAAATCGGACTCACTCAAGTGGATGCAACAACGCTAAGAAAAGCACATTCGGTACATCCTATTTCATATATAGAAGTAGAGTATTCATTGTTTAATCGAAGTATGGAAGAAGAAATTTTGCCTGTTGCTAAAGAGCTAGGGATCAAAGTGATTGGGTTTGGTTTATTAGCACATGGACTACTTGGAGGAAAATGGACGAAAAGAAGCTTAGAGCAAGGCGTGTCTCCACAAAATAACTATATTGAGCTGTTTCAAAAGGGAAATATTGAAAAAAATATAGAACTTGTAGAAAACGTTAAAAGAATTGCAGATGCTAAAAATATTACATTACCCCAACTTGTTCATGCCTGGGCAGTAAGTAAATCTGACATTATGTTTCCTGTGATTGGTGTAAGTAAAGTTTCTCAATTGCAAGATAGTATCCAAGCGAATAAGATTCATTTGACGCCAAAGGAATTAAAACAAATAGAAGCAGCAGTTCCAGTAGATAAAATAGCCGGAAATAGTTTTCCCAATATGCAATTTCGAAATGGAAAAGTGATAAAAAAATAA
- a CDS encoding DUF2316 family protein translates to MTLSRKQIETTKKEFQENLVRSQKTVDVVASELGTSVEQIYRILELNIREIEQPWILKNYLVETIESLGEEAVPFTALKGEYHEYWFLDKDKIENKLIE, encoded by the coding sequence ATGACATTGTCACGAAAACAAATTGAAACCACAAAAAAGGAATTTCAAGAAAATTTAGTTAGATCTCAGAAAACAGTAGATGTAGTTGCAAGTGAGCTAGGAACTTCTGTTGAGCAGATTTATCGTATTTTGGAACTTAATATAAGAGAAATAGAGCAACCCTGGATACTTAAAAATTATTTAGTAGAGACGATTGAGTCTCTTGGAGAAGAGGCAGTTCCTTTTACAGCATTAAAAGGAGAGTATCATGAGTACTGGTTTTTGGATAAAGATAAGATTGAGAACAAGCTGATAGAATAA
- a CDS encoding MarR family winged helix-turn-helix transcriptional regulator — protein sequence MKFGTKDSFLEDFYHFYTLQQSFIKKRLKKIQLTVPQARSLNYIFLHQGTIQKELASYLDKQNATITNLLKSLEKNDYIIRKIPDDNERQKKLFLTEKGLHTVAEIQIIFIDLEEKIEQLISVQEKDSFAHILKKVTHNFLEK from the coding sequence ATGAAATTTGGGACAAAAGATAGTTTTCTAGAAGATTTTTATCATTTTTATACGCTCCAACAAAGCTTTATCAAAAAGAGATTAAAAAAGATTCAGCTGACTGTCCCCCAAGCACGTTCACTGAATTATATTTTTTTACATCAAGGAACTATCCAAAAAGAGTTAGCCTCATATTTAGACAAGCAAAATGCTACTATAACAAATCTACTTAAATCTTTAGAAAAAAATGACTATATTATCCGAAAAATCCCCGATGATAACGAGCGTCAAAAAAAATTATTCTTAACAGAAAAAGGGTTGCATACAGTAGCAGAAATTCAAATTATTTTTATTGATTTAGAAGAAAAAATAGAGCAATTGATTTCGGTACAAGAAAAAGACAGCTTTGCTCATATTTTAAAAAAAGTAACCCATAATTTTCTTGAAAAATAA
- a CDS encoding MarR family transcriptional regulator, whose amino-acid sequence MKTISQLFSELYDKVLIHYQNKYEEQVTLQELTANDEHYLDILYTLENPTLTTFAEKATISKPAATRIIHRFMEKGYLTREMSSSDRRTYYLKLNDEIKAYCKRNYELFDEVFDECISVLTKEEQKNLYEMIRKVNQQMDLNRSDPQKN is encoded by the coding sequence ATGAAAACAATTAGTCAGCTTTTTTCTGAGCTATATGATAAAGTGTTGATTCACTACCAAAATAAATATGAAGAACAGGTAACGTTGCAGGAGCTAACTGCTAATGATGAGCATTACTTAGATATTTTGTATACCTTGGAAAATCCAACACTGACCACATTTGCAGAAAAAGCAACCATTTCAAAACCGGCTGCAACGCGAATTATTCATCGCTTTATGGAAAAGGGCTATCTGACAAGGGAAATGTCGAGTTCAGATCGACGTACTTATTATCTAAAGTTAAATGATGAAATAAAAGCGTATTGCAAAAGAAACTACGAGCTCTTTGATGAAGTCTTTGATGAATGTATTTCAGTTTTAACAAAAGAAGAGCAAAAAAATCTATACGAGATGATTAGGAAAGTGAACCAACAAATGGATTTAAATAGAAGCGACCCTCAAAAAAATTGA